A genomic region of Aspergillus oryzae RIB40 DNA, chromosome 1 contains the following coding sequences:
- a CDS encoding uncharacterized protein (predicted protein) encodes MKFLSNKARKDREAACFYRDKEENGSVCWNSLNQNLRACSPLYHTVNQRACRQASDVLPYEISVYEHGQKSTMPQTYPKASKQHRHEGSDGISRAATAYTWPESAREYSALDDPGEWCARQLLNIDLDVQDENEAIVTVESTRKYWSLEELKCLLDQRKLLWDSDTNSPVASTNERSHWGSRKRKRPQSIGEGEPAQTPKMTKKHNSQNNAEHYGVISIPVTNHHGPASELPALLRNSGDTDGVSMHMLHGQPAPASPQAFEQADIIEPPTSDFTLYSGTSSFISSSLHNQKPKSVIQSHDSCGLKEVKASTASEMIWHYDESPAQFANRAMPLPRDDCALIAQTLSAAYEVIMHSEQDPLYQIPKHLTLDTPMRDASSGVGGNGNISQVADDYHGLPEGLAFYWLPGVASDTGTFSHGSSDFAEQKRSLCLSQPTYAGQLQYFTGQFSEARYSTGETPEVIMAEAEFRPTAAMVSGLQEDLLGGLKGFWRQQKLY; translated from the coding sequence ATGAAGTTTTTATCAAATAAAGCACGAAAAGACCGTGAGGCAGCATGTTTTTATCGGgataaggaagagaatggaagCGTATGTTGGAATTCACTAAATCAAAATCTAAGAGCTTGTTCGCCATTATACCATACTGTCAATCAACGGGCATGCCGTCAGGCGAGCGACGTGCTTCCTTATGAAATATCAGTATATGAACATGGCCAAAAGAGCACTATGCCTCAGACTTACCCAAAAGCAAGTAAACAGCACCGACACGAAGGAAGCGATGGTATATCTCGAGCCGCCACAGCATATACATGGCCTGAGAGTGCACGAGAATATTCTGCATTGGATGATCCAGGAGAGTGGTGCGCAAGACAGCTTCTCAATATCGACTTGGACGTccaagatgagaatgaaGCTATAGTAACTGTCGAATCCACAAGGAAATACTGGAGTCTGGAAGAGCTGAAATGTCTCCTTGACCAGCGGAAACTGCTTTGGGATTCAGATACCAATAGTCCTGTTGCGTCGACAAACGAAAGGTCTCACTGGGGATCTCGAAAACGCAAGCGACCTCAGTCTATCGGAGAGGGAGAACCTGCACAGACCCCGAAGATGACCAAAAAGCATAATAGTCAAAACAACGCAGAGCATTATGGAGTCATTAGCATCCCTGTCACTAATCATCATGGACCGGCATCTGAGCTGCCTGCGCTTCTTAGGAATAGTGGAGATACGGATGGCGTGTCAATGCACATGTTGCATGGGCAGCCTGCACCGGCGTCACCACAAGCCTTCGAACAGGCAGACATCATCGAGCCACCCACAAGCGACTTCACGCTTTACTCCGGGACATCGAGCTTCATTAGCTCCTCGCTGCATAACCAAAAGCCGAAGTCTGTGATACAGTCCCACGACTCCTGCGGCTTGAAAGAAGTAAAAGCATCTACGGCATCTGAAATGATTTGGCATTATGACGAGTCGCCGGCACAGTTTGCAAACAGGGCGATGCCCCTGCCTAGAGACGATTGTGCCTTGATAGCACAGACTCTAAGTGCGGCATACGAAGTGATTATGCACTCAGAGCAGGACCCCCTGTACCAAATTCCTAAACACCTAACGTTAGACACACCAATGAGAGATGCTTCCTCCGGCGTAGGCGGCAATGGAAACATATCTCAGGTGGCGGATGATTACCATGGCTTGCCAGAGGGTTTAGCGTTCTACTGGCTCCCCGGGGTTGCATCAGACACAGGAACTTTCTCGCATGGTTCATCTGACTTCGCCGAGCAAAAGCGCTCCCTGTGCCTCTCCCAGCCAACTTATGCAGGCCAACTGCAGTACTTCACCGGACAATTCTCAGAAGCTAGATATTCTACAGGAGAGACCCCAGAAGTCATAATGGCTGAGGCAGAGTTTAGACCGACCGCAGCCATGGTCTCGGGTCTGCAGGAAGACCTTTTGGGTGGGCTGAAGGGGTTTTGGCGACAGCAGAAATTGTATTAG
- a CDS encoding uncharacterized protein (predicted protein), producing the protein MAQYHTVSTPSALEVYVNGTLGASIPMHGSGTWGYGPFQDQLAYVKDVVVTASNGTVLYQNNFLSQDTLAEYAADSNWGTVCADGGKRGRSVWIGGFAHTARSIATTTYRLDYIRGTLETALAWQLQSGEHSGIISTQAQLGADPANGPLLFPAPYRITDYQLFFLLTLGDYYRMTNDLESRGMSRMGSYIDPHSGLLGESYDNKYFTASNKLNATAPSALMALSLRQLIPAAEALQDTASAASFAATYKGLSDAINLLLWNPEKGAYGISVSEPDDYSLFAMTFTIRAGIANETQIQAMVSSLESLQLGVGYKDALNLGNSTTMRMSPNSQGFLLEALLIANKTYGTPSLGPVSTLLRTFWPNMLNTSRYYSGSTWEYEYPDGSPGIGLFTSLAHPWGSAPTYLLTEYVLGIRAADPGYSK; encoded by the exons ATGGCACAATATCACACGGTCTCCACGCCGTCGGCTTTAGAGGTCTATGTCAACGGAACTCTAGGCGCTTCCATTCCTATGCATGGAAGCGGGACTTGGGGTTACGGGCCCTTTCAGGATCAACTCGCCTACGTCAAAGATGTGGTGGTGACGGCGAGTAACGGCACCGTCCTCTACCAGAACAACTTTCTCAGCCAGGACACCCTCGCCGAATACGCAGCGGACTCCAACTGGGGAACCGTGTGCGCGGATGGCGGCAAACGGGGCCGTTCTGTTTGGATTGGAGGTTTTGCACATACAGCACGAAGCATTGCGACCACCACCTATCGACTCGACTACATACGGGGCACCCTTGAAACTGCTTTGGCCTGGCAACTTCAGTCTGGAGAGCATTCTGGCATCATCAGCACGCAGGCCCAGCTAGGTGCCGACCCGGCAAACGGTCCGCTGTTGTTCCCCGCGCCATACCGGATCACGGACTATcaactcttcttccttctgacGCTGGGCGATTACTACCGAATGACGAACGACCTAGAGTCCCGCGGCA TGTCCCGAATGGGCAGTTATATTGACCCGCATTCGGGCCTGCTTGGCGAAAGCTACGACAATAAATACTTCACTGCCTCCAACAAGCTCAATGCCACTGCCCCTTCTGCCCTAATGGCTCTCTCCCTCCGTCAACTTATCCCGGCCGCCGAGGCCCTCCAAGATACAGCTAGTGCAGCATCCTTTGCAGCCACCTACAAGGGTCTCTCGGACGCCATCAACTTGCTGCTGTGGAACCCCGAGAAGGGAGCCTACGGTATCTCTGTATCCGAGCCTGACGACTACTCCCTGTTCGCCATGACCTTCACCATCCGCGCAGGCATTGCCAACGAGACGCAGATCCAAGCCATGGTCTCTTCCCTCGAGTCCCTGCAGCTCGGTGTCGGGTACAAGGACGCCTTAAACTTAGGCAATAGTACTACGATGCGCATGTCGCCCAACTCCCAAGGTTTCCTGCTCGAGGCACTTCTCATCGCAAACAAGACGTACGGCACGCCGTCTCTCGGGCCAGTGAGCACATTGCTCCGGACGTTCTGGCCGAACATGCTAAACACGAGTCGTTATTACTCCGGTTCAACTTGGGAATATGAATACCCGGATGGAAGCCCCGGTATCGGGCTCTTCACTAGCCTAGCCCACCCGTGGGGCAGCGCGCCGACTTACCTCTTGACGGAGTACGTGCTCGGCATTCGCGCTGCTGACCCTGGATATTCCAAATAG
- a CDS encoding uncharacterized protein (predicted protein), with translation MRPILLVYTLLASLTPLALALSRVISFTAGDRCLQLGDHSTGPDIWVAPNDWPAVRRAAGDLATDFGRVLGQGGNGTVLVPDSDILNGTAIRSRGRPPIIVGTIGNSSLIDGLVSRRKISVNPIRGHRYIQEVVSNPVPGVDQALVIAGSDRRGTIFGMYDVSETIGVSPWYWWADVPPQAKDEIYAAPGRNLAGEPSVKYRGIFINDEELTLQPWAATKYNISQYDSPFTGEFTKRVLELLLRNKANYYWPAMKQSMFYVDDPQNGIIAEYFGVVMGTSHTEPMTRATDEQSKFLSGSWDWTENSANVTAFMAEGVNRSKAWDTLYTMGMRGSGDTASPTLTAPLLEQVIQVQQGLLEDGLSKSLGDVPQLWALYKCFETLDTCLTLVQEKTKEVGQYWQAGMNVSDLVTLLWTDDNYGNLLRVPYPNETTRAGGAGVYYHVNYVGRPRSYRWINTIQLIKIWDQMHTAYVRQASRIWVLNVGALKPLEIPQSYFLDMAYNMSNHLTPDSPTKWMTGWAERQFGSGVANMTAYVLNKYGLLNMRRKYEHLTFLPFVYSTLHYDEGWHVLKEWEELLSLTQAVYDTLDPATQIAYYQPVLHPTVEDLYIKKHYGDLYKAQGRASTNHLAAQVWDAWYIDGNNTQRYNTTLDGRWKHIMDQKHIGYNSRNAPTHNIMPNLSYVSDADVPASGSLGVSIQGSKETAPDAQLYLLSVDPYMPPEERRYIDVVSRANGTFSYVVHPNTSYVSVSNAVGKLSTPGNNSDARCVISVDWNAAPSGLSWVSLNVSGVDSKNITLGEEITVFLPVNKTSVPRDFSGYVESNGVVSIEAAHYAAHARSGNGVSVVELPYYGRTLSGIKLWPVDASSQTTASGPKLTYNFYTFSSGGSNDPVPANFTVYLGGSRNYDATRPIRYAFALDGGSPIEVLPVPSNALGSDPAGWNASVVTGGWNKTSPVDVAPGAHSLDLWLLEPSTVIQKLVLDLGGQKDSGLGSAESFKVQVCLDLPDGQR, from the exons ATGAGGCCCATCCTGCTCGTCTACACCCTTCTCGCGTCACTGACGCCGTTGGCGCTCGCACTTAGCCGTGTTATCTCCTTCACTGCAGGAGACCGCTGCCTACAACTTGGCGACCACTCGACAGGTCCGGACATTTGGGTGGCTCCGAATGACTGGCCGGCCGTCCGCCGAGCCGCTGGCGACCTGGCCACAGACTTTGGTCGGGTGCTTGGACAAGGTGGAAACGGTACTGTTCTTGTGCCGGACAGCGATATCCTGAATGGTACCGCCATACGCAGCCGTGGTAGACCGCCCATCATTGTCGGTACGATCGGCAACTCGTCCCTGATCGATGGGCTCGTCTCGCGTCGCAAGATCAGCGTCAACCCAATCCGGGGCCA TCGTTACATTCAGGAAGTCGTCTCCAACCCGGTTCCCGGCGTCGATCAGGCGCTTGTCATCGCCGGCAGCGACCGCCGCGGCACCATTTTCGGCATGTACGACGTGTCGGAGACGATCGGTGTGTCGCCGTGGTATTGGTGGGCGGACGTCCCGCCCCAGGCCAAAGATGAGATCTACGCCGCGCCAGGGCGTAACTTGGCTGGTGAGCCATCGGTCAAATACCGTGGCATCTTTATCAATGACGAGGAGCTCACGCTGCAGCCATGGGCCGCGACCAAGTACAACATCAGCCAGTACGACAGCCCCTTTACAGGCGAGTTCACCAAGAGGGTTctggagctgctgctgcgtAACAAGGCCAACTACTACTGGCCCGCCATGAAGCAGAGCATGTTCTACGTCGATGATCCACAGAACGGCATCATTGCAGAGTACTTCGGGGTTGTCATGGGTACCAGCCACACAGAGCCGATGACACGCGCCACCGACGAGCAGTCCAAGTTCCTGAGCGGGTCGTGGGACTGGACCGAGAACTCGGCTAATGTTACTGCATTCATGGCTGAGGGCGTCAACCGCTCCAAGGCATGGGACACACTGTACACGATGGGTATGCGTGGGTCGGGTGACACGGCGTCGCCCACTCTCACAGCGCCTCTCCTGGAGCAGGTCATCCAGGTGCAGCAGGGTCTTTTAGAAGATGGCCTGTCTAAGTCCCTCGGGGATGTCCCGCAACTGTGGGCTTTATACAAG TGCTTCGAGACTCTAGACACGTGTCTGACCCTTGTgcaagaaaaaacaaaggaGGTGGGACAGTACTGGCAGGCCGGCATGAACGTCTCCGATCTCGTAACTTTACTGTGGACTGATGATAACTACGGCAACCTCCTCCGTGTCCCTTATCCCAACGAGACCACACGGGCAGGAGGGGCTGGCGTCTACTACCACGTCAACTACGTCGGTAGACCTCGGTCATATCGGTGGATCAATACCATTCAACTCATTAAAATATGGGACCAGATGCACACAGCCTACGTGAGGCAGGCCTCCAGAATATGGGTTCTGAACGTAGGCGCTCTCAAGCCTCTA GAAATCCCGCAGTCATACTTCTTGGACATGGCCTATAACATGTCGAACCACCTAACGCCTGATAGCCCCACGAAGTGGATGACGGGCTGGGCTGAGCGGCAGTTTGGCTCTGGCGTTGCGAACATGACCGCCTACGTCCTGAACAAGTATGGCTTGCTCAACATGCGGCGCAAGTACGAGCATCTCACATTCCTGCCCTTCGTCTATAGCACTCTGCACTATGACGAAGGCTGGCACGTGCTCAAGGAGTGGGAGGAGCTGCTGTCTCTTACTCAGGCTGTGTACGACACGCTCGATCCGGCCACCCAAATCGCCTACTACCAGCCAGTGCTGCACCCC ACGGTTGAAGACTTATATATCAAGAAGCACTACGGCGACTTGTACAAGGCGCAGGGACGCGCCAGCACGAACCACCTGGCGGCGCAGGTGTGGGATGCATGGTATATCGACGGCAATAACACACAGCGATACAACACCACGTTGGATGGACGCTGGAAGCACATCATGGACCAAAAGCACATCGGCTACAACAGCCGCAATGCGCCTACCCACAACATCATGCCCAACCTGTCGTATGTGTCGGACGCAGATGTGCCCGCGTCGGGAAGCCTGGGTGTGAGCATCCAGGGCAGCAAAGAGACGGCGCCTGACGCGCAGCTGTATCTGTTATCGGTGGACCCGTATATGCCCCCCGAGGAGAGGCGATATATTGACGTGGTCTCGCGCGCCAACGGTACCTTTTCATACGTTGTTCACCCCAACACGAGCTATGTGTCTGTATCCAACGCTGTCGGCAAGCTCTCCACTCCAGGCAATAACTCGGATGCTCGCTGCGTGATATCCGTTGACTGGAATGCGGCACCCAGCGGACTCAGCTGGGTGTCACTAAACGTGAGCGGTGTAGACAGCAAGAACATCACTCTAGGCGAGGAAATCACCGTCTTCCTTCCCGTGAATAAGACCTCGGTCCCTCGCGACTTCTCCGGCTATGTCGAGTCCAACGGTGTTGTATCTATCGAGGCCGCCCATTACGCCGCGCATGCCAGAAGTGGCAACGGTGTGTCCGTCGTCGAGCTGCCCTACTACGGGCGCACTCTTTCTGGAATCAAGCTATGGCCCGTTGACGCTTCGTCACAGACCACGGCATCGGGGCCCAAGCTGACCTACAACTTTTACACTTTCAGTTCTGGTGGAAGCAACGATCCTGTCCCCGCCAACTTCACAGTGTACCTAGGCGGCTCCCGCAACTATGACGCCACGCGGCCCATCCGCTACGCTTTTGCGCTCGACGGGGGATCTCCAATCGAGGTGCTACCTGTGCCGAGCAACGCCCTGGGATCGGACCCCGCAGGCTGGAACGCGTCGGTCGTGACGGGCGGGTGGAACAAGACGTCCCCCGTGGATGTGGCCCCGGGCGCACACTCGCTCGACCTGTGGCTGCTCGAGCCAAGTACAGTTATTCAGAAGCTGGTGTTGGATCTGGGGGGTCAGAAGGATAGTGGTTTGGGCTCGGCGGAGAGTTTCAAGGTGCAGGTATGCTTAGACTTGCCCGACGGCCAGAGGTAG
- a CDS encoding uncharacterized protein (predicted protein) translates to MLAIRGQEALKRGLAVSSYLLLFKELQALIGLVMSFRGIRGAGILTEVIHGPFDVDVDIVLVKRAQALESELRVVLMGQSVGQSVSQITPMDGVNPSHQAQASTPYAQIKTKCSRKPQPRVSNDKAPTLPVPSDIPIACPPHPSEPNESKDSNITISGFGRGLTATAYGP, encoded by the exons ATGCTGG CCATCCGGGGTCAAGAAGCGCTCAAGAGGGGTCTCGCGGTAAGCTCCTATCTGCTGTTGTTCAAAGAGCTTCAGGCTCTCATTGGTTTGGTTATGAGTTTCCGCGGAATTCGAGGCGCAGGTATCCTGACTGAGGTGATCCATGGCCCGTTCGACGTCGACGTCGACATCGTCTTGGTCAAACGTGCTCAAGCGTTGGAGTCCGAGCTGAGAGTAGTATTGATGG GTCAATCAGTCGgtcagtcagtcagtcaaaTCACGCCAATGGATGGTGTCAACCCAAGCCATCAGGCACAGGCATCCACGCCTTATGCACAAATAAAGACTAAATGCAGCCGGAAACCGCAGCCCCGGGTCTCCAATGACAAGGCACCCACGCTCCCTGTTCCGTCCGACATTCCGATAGCCTGTCCTCCCCACCCATCCGAACCCAACGAGTCAAAAGATAGCAACATCACAATCTCGGGATTTGGACGTGGACTAACGGCGACGGCGTATGGCCCATGA
- a CDS encoding uncharacterized protein (predicted protein) has protein sequence MSYPSPSASNPSLATSAYMVSSVDSISDDEVASLPSESASSSDLDTFSDDYSDAEEEWRESIEQLELLLTMVVVPFVGKYLGRKTAYWSWTRFMEWKYPVEVVVENQAAFKGAGAVAALASL, from the exons ATGTCGTACCCATCGCCCTCCGCCTCTAACCCTTCACTCGCTACATCGGCCTATATGGTCTCCTCTGTGGACAGCATCtcagatgatgaagtcgCCTCTCTTCCCTCAGAAtctgcctcttcctcggacCTAGATACCTTTTCAGATGACTACTCTGACGCCGAGGAGGAATGGCGAGAAAGCATTGAGCAGCTGGAGCTCCTTTTGACTATGGTCGTCGTTCCCTTCGTGGGGAAGTACCTAGGGAGGAAGACTGCCTATTGGA GCTGGACCAGGTTCATGGAGTGGAAATATCCCGTTGAAGTTGTCGTCGAAAACCAGGCGGCATTCAAGGGAGCAGGCGCTGTTGCAGCTCTTGCTTCGCTATGA
- a CDS encoding translation initiation factor eIF2 subunit beta (translation initiation factor 2, beta subunit (eIF-2beta)), whose translation MDTNGEVTEAPKVEKPTENEATADKSVDEVTEMFKGLSKKKKTKKPKDAEAGEGDEASPAADGEFDPTALKKKKKKTKKVDAGDFEAKLAEAGAAEKGAEETEEVLPEGDLEAGTGIWAHDATQAIPYSLLVSRFFSLIQSHHPDLLSSGAKSYKIPPPQCLREGNRRTIFANIADICKRMKRSDDHVMQFLFAELGTSGSVDGSRRLVIKGRFQQKQLENVLRRYIVEYVTCKTCRSPDTELNKGENRLYFVTCNSCGSRRSVAAIKTGFRGQVGRRKRQG comes from the exons ATGGATACCAACGGCGAAGTCACAGAGGCGCCTAAGGTGGAGAAGCCCACCGAGAATGAAG ccacagccgaCAAGTCGGTCGATGAAGTTACCGAAATGTTCAAGGGATtgtccaagaagaagaagacaaagaagcctAAGGATGCAGAGGCCGGCGAAGGCGACGAAGCTTCCCCCGCAGCTGACGGCGAATTCGACCCCACCgccttgaaaaagaagaagaagaagaccaagaaggtTGACGCGGGCGATTTCGAGGCCAAGCTGGCTGAGGCTGGTGCAGCAGAGAAGGGAGCTGAGGAGACAGAGGAGGTCCTCCCTGAGGGCGACCTCGAGGCCGGAACTGGTATCTGGGCCCACGACGCAACGCAAGCCATCCCCTACTCTCTGCTTGTCTCCCGATTCTTCTCCCTCATTCAGAGCCACCACCCCGACCTTCTGTCCAGCGGTGCCAAGTCGTATAagattcctcctcctcagtgtCTGCGTGAAGGTAACCGTCGTACCATTTTCGCCAACATCGCCGATATTTGCAAGCGTATGAAGCGTTCCGACGACCACGTTATGCAGTTCTTGTTCGCCGAATTGGGTACCAGTGGCAGTGTTGACGGCAGTCGTCGTCTGGTCATTAAGGGTCGTttccagcagaagcagcttGAGAACGTCCTCAGAAGATATATTG TCGAATATGTTACTTGCAAGACCTGCCGCAGTCCCGACACCGAGCTCAACAAGGGTGAGAACCGTCTGTACTTCGTTACCTGCAACTCCTGCGGATCCCGTCGTTCCGTCGCCGCTATCAAGACCGGTTTCCGTGGCCAAGTCGGACGCAGAAAGAGACAGGGTTAA
- a CDS encoding AIM24 family protein (uncharacterized conserved protein), translated as MATTYFPPPPQDPQFPRKSAPKIRKYASHSNPQSLSDFSQPNFSFPPPQRQQTAPAVSPFATDTNATAYTANGDIGNPYGSNSVSPPPQSSTPPAAVQPQAAPVVSATSQDEVGTFNGGSYRISHRDTNSVLTMQLAMGCPIEAKPGAMVAMSGDISLRGTVKFGLAKMVAGGMTSSIYTGPGEILLAPPFLGDIIVLRMDGSERWKVGKDAFLAKTSGVEKDYKSQGMTKAVFSGEGFIIYHMSGVGLVWLQSFGAIIRKDIPEGKTYLVDNGYIVAWNCKYKIERAASGGLLSAFSSSEGLACKFEGPGTVYLQTRNAAAFAAHLSGK; from the exons ATGGCGACTACCtactttcctcctccacctcagGACCCTCAATTTCCTCGTAAGTC CGCCCCCAAGATCCGCAAGTACG CTTCTCACTCGAATCCCCAAAGCCTCTCCGATTTCTCGCAACCGAATTTCAGTTTCCCCCCGCCGCAACGACAACAAACAGCTCCTGCCGTGAGCCCATTCGCAACGGATACCAATGCCACAGCGTACACCGCGAATGGGGATATCGGCAATCCATACGGATCAAACTCCGtgtctcctccccctcaatCATCGACGCCCCCAGCGGCCGTACAGCCCCAAGCTGCCCCCGTCGTGTCGGCCACAAGTCAAGATGAAGTCGGCACATTCAACGGTGGAAGCTACCGCATCAGCCACCGGGACACCAACTCAGTGCTCACAATGCAGCTGGCAATGGGATGCCCGATCGAAGCCAAACCAG GCGCCATGGTTGCAATGTCCGGCGACATTTCCCTCAGGGGAACAGTGAAATTCGGCCTAGCGAAAATGGTCGCCGGCGGGATGACCTCCTCGATTTACACGGGGCCGGGTGAAATTCTCCTGGCGCCGCCTTTCCTAGGCGACATCATTGTGCTCCGGATGGACGGCTCGGAGCGATGGAAGGTGGGCAAAGACGCATTCCTGGCTAAAACAAGCGGTGTCGAGAAAGACTACAAGTCACAGGGAATGACCAAGGCTGTCTTCTCCGGCGAGGGTTTCATCATCTACCACATGTCCGGGGTCGGTCTTGTATGGCTTCAGAGTTTCGGTGCCATTATCAGAAAAGAT ATCCCTGAAGGCAAAACATACCTTGTCGATAACGGGTATATTGTGGCCTGGAACTGCAAGTACAAGATAGAACGAGCTGCGTCCGGTGGCCTGCTGTCGGCTTTCAGTTCTTCGGAAGGACTGGCGTGTAAGTTTGAGGGTCCTGGAACTGTCTACCTGCAAACGAGAAATGCCGCTGCCTTTGCGGCTCATCTCAGTGGTAAATAG